In Dreissena polymorpha isolate Duluth1 chromosome 11, UMN_Dpol_1.0, whole genome shotgun sequence, the genomic window actttatatacacaATCCTCGCAGTGTAacataatataacgacaacaacagaactctccaaattattcaatcgattcgtattgcaacgatttataattttcaggtttttaaatagtcataagatgcatataatggatagttaagagcatggttaatttTCAGAATTTCCGTTTCCTCAGAAATATCATAACCagaacgaaaatgtgcgaatctgaaacaattcttttcattttttcggcgtaagctgcataagccagcttttcaccctgacttgacctttgtaagtgtccaataaaattcaaataaaatttccctcggctaggtacgaatgaatacacttcatttattccattggctgatttgagtataccaccagaacattggaaacatatccgcgtctttgtaacactgttttactgtatgaaacaattttatctctaatgaaaaggaataatagatagaacagttttacactcaattctcgacatcaatacagtttgtgcgtacaccttttattttcagagtattaccagcgcaaaagcgtttatacttaaaaggctatgttctcatatttagtacttacttccatattcctgtcaacatgttaacatgtaaaagtataaagagcagtggaagcgaggcctcactttaaagaattgcatttcaacccgcgaagtttcgggtcaagtcgcggacattcagagtttatatacaggtcatcaccggagttcgcggtcagtaaaataatcgttatacaataaagacgctatccgtgaactaggtgacctggaattttctttagaccagaaatatgttaaaagaagatattcagcaatataattatggtatgtcaataatagattcttaatgtgttttcaaaaatacaatgataaatattatttttaataaatttaacaataattattccaccatattgcctaatgtactaaagtgatattatgagcatgtaacagtttataggtgtctatcgcaaccgttgattatttttgatgtttctacttcatatacacttatagtaattaatacagcatcaacatactaaaacaatataccagaaagagaaaaataatgcatttgaatattaaccgtactttcgtttgacaactgatcatgcgtttacgagttgaacctaaatttagttttagtgcagatttgttcatacgacacaaagacacaatattgttttacggatcatttcggcttacaggactgggtgggtcacgtaagaatatcgaatataaaatatatttttataaacaactggtagcaaggtgagttgcagataattgatcagtaaccacattttaactaactattttgacctgttaattcttttcagctcaattcaacagtgcaaaatgcccataatatcactttaagcatgagcacgatgattctcgatactgttaataatcgaatcaaatagcaatgcccgacagaccactaaaacaggtttgttctcgtgtggccggttgactcatatgtttaaatttcacttccattcttcttttggttttctgttttgtatctataggtttatgaccagcaatatgttataatgtaaaataagccgcgaaaactccccgtaacatcccgtactgcgtgtgatgcagctaagaactgcacagaaaaagacattcgctatccttgatctcattcattaaactatttacgccgtatatctttttttaagatatttcttgtttcaatttacctaaacgtgaaaaggtccctttaaaaggtCTCAGCCCTAACCCGTGGGTTTCACGAATGCTGGGCAACATGGGTTAATTTTAATCGATTGATATATtctgtttgaaaataaaatgttaccGGACGTAAAATTCTTCGGTTGTGTTATTTTCCGCGCACAGCTTTCATCTGCATGTTCAGGAGTCCCCTAAAATATATAACGTTTGGACAGAAACTACATGCATGGATTTCAAAATcgctgaaaagaaaaaaaaaatgtttttaatttgttttcatttaagttCTGCGATGAATTTTTCATTGACactaagttttgtttttaacactCCTTGCTTAGCATGGACCGTTCAAATAATAGTTACCTGAAGTTATTGGATTCCgtgttgtccgtccttccgttatGTATTTCTGTTTATCGATAAGTCATGTGTGTACTGTTTGAATTGTGTAATTTATGATGGGGCATAAAAGGGATTTTAATTAAAGCTTATACATCAAGTGGTTGGtgatgaaggcagggatttgatccagctaagATGGTTCCAGTCAAGTGTACAAAGTAAATCAGCTTAAGTTCATTATGTTATAATTGTGAGCATTCCAAGCTCGCGCTTACAAAAAAACAGTTGAGTCGATACATTTGCcatttttgtgaaaataacaCGTTTTAGAAATAAGCGTCGCGCGCCGAAATACTAGCAAACTCTTTCAGGTCTGGGTGGGATTCaataaacatcttaagtcatttcttagtTAATTTCACTTAaggtcaaaattacaatgttttgtatttctttactaaaaaAGGAAACACCttttattttgatattccttAAATAACAtcgacataatgatgttattttcatgtaaatcttgatgccaaactattgaaatatgaaatgaaacacttaagaaattttcccaatttaagggtaagaataaaatttaacttaagattcttctggaatacgacccctggttAATTTCTAACACAATCTATATAAgcatcacaaaataaataattgaaaattatgaacacacaattttaaattttattcctcAACTGGTTCTTTGGAAATCAGGAGGTTCGCCTTTAACACGTCCACCTATAAggacatgacaaaaataaaatgtacgtTCACTGCAATGTAGTTTTGTTAACGCGACTTATACATACCGATTGTTGTCCAGTTAAAAACTTGTACTTAATATGAACAATCTCGGGGTATGATTCAACCGTCATCTTTCCAGGAGGTTGATTacctaaaataatattttacattttttgcaTTTCTTTCAAAATGAGATTTACTTGTACCAAATTTATATAATGATTGCActgcatttttgacgatgctggaacagcatcgtctaaggtttgataaccagtaaaaaaattattcacaatggcgaccaatgtaaaagaccgagccagtccgattgagataactcgattttttagttacttcccttgtcattcgccactgcgtaggaaattgctcgttgattttcattgataacattctcctaacagagttgtcgttcgtgttgataaaggtaaatattaatagaacagcatatcctgggaaacagattcaataagtttatcagaacgttaatttcaaattagtaattttacatccattttatttttatggaccaatgaaacaactatatattttctctattttgtttgatatttgttctcgatttagtaaataaattgcgaataaaaacatgtaaaattaactttttacgtgatctcaaaactaaagaatgcgaacaatttcgaacctgcaaattgtacacgctgcactgctatgatatatatagataaaacatcatttttttgcgtaattgtccgtccctcTAGCGCGtgtcacctttacgacaccggttcgattcccgctcccggcgcaatgttatattttgtctgttttgtggtcaccatttcggacaggtgtttttttccggataatctcatccccccccccgcagcatttgaccatatacaaaattaaaaagtatttcagtacaaaacaaatagctgtaaattgcagctataattcaaaattcgtcccaactgtcgtcaatctaatcttattaggtaggagtgctggacacactccgggtcccaacattatgcagcctcagcgcggaggtaactcattaccttggaaaaacacaaatacacacactaggtgcagcctaggcgcgtataaactcaaacaaggcaacaaactcaagtgcgggcacaatcatttaaaatttacatattgaatacgatattctaacagaaattacacaaccacctaagtgtacataccatgtttgatatttcgttcgattgttagatttcagcataaacatgtataaggtcatttcgctattagttaacttatccatatgttcgtgggcgaactcggatagtcaagtgctcatacgattgagctcacatggtccggctatgtgctcatacctactttcgataatcatcatgaaggtattgccatacttaatgaacaagaatgtgacccgcctcccagtttcgctcaatgggtcaagttacccacgggtactacttccccgtacccctaaactttttttcgtaccaaaaatgtttcgtacgcattttttttcgtaccaaatttttttttctacccaaaattttcgtacccaaattttttatcgtacccaaatgttggtaccaacatacacaattgtggtgatatagataaacttaaattgatgttttatatccgtcctcttcaaaagcatcgtcacaccagtactgccagtactttgattaactTATATCGACAACAtctcaatatttaaataactaattTTGAAACAAAGCTATTAAAGGGACTTTTaaagatttcggcatgtattgaagtttgtcattaaatgctttatattgatacacgcacacataggatctaaaaagctccagtacaaataagaataagattaaaaatataaaacagtaaccctcaactgggctcgaaccaatgacctctggagtaaaagtctaacgcttggaagactcggccatccgtgctcatagagaattgatgtattttatactttatatacacaATCCTCGCAGTGTAacataatataacgacaacaacagaactctccaaattattcaatcgattcgtattgcaacgatttataattttcaggtttttaaatagtcataagatgcatataatggatagttaagagcatggttaatttTCAGAATTTCCGTTTCCTCAGAAATATCATAACCagaacgaaaatgtgcgaatctgaaacaattcttttcattttttcggcgtaagctgcataagccagcttttcaccctgacttgacctttgtaagtgtccaataaaattcaaataaaatttccctcggctaggtacgaatgaatacacttcatttattccattggctgatttgagtataccaccagaacattggaaacatatccgcgtctttgtaacactgttttactgtatgaaacaattttatctctaatgaaaaggaataatagatagaacagttttacactcaattctcgacatcaatacagtttgtgcgtacaccttttattttcagagtattaccagcgcaaaagcgtttatacttaaaaggctatgttctcatatttagtacttacttccatattcctgtcaacatgttaacatgtaaaagtataaagagcagtggaagcgaggcctcactttaaagaattgcatttcaacccgcgaagtttcgggtcaagtcgcggacattcagagtttatatacaggtcatcaccggagttcgcggtcagtaaaataatcgttatacaataaagacgctatccgtgaactaggtgacctggaattttctttagaccagaaatatgttaaaagaagatattcagcaatataattatggtatgtcaataatagattcttaatgtgttttcaacaatacaatgataaatattatttttaataaatttaacaataattattccaccatattgcctaatgtactaaagtgatattatgagcatgtaacagtttataggtgtctatcgcaaccgttgattatttttgatgtttctacttcatatacacttatagtaattaatacagcatcaacatactaaaacaatataccagaaagagaaaaataatgcatttgaatattaaccgtactttcgtttgacaactgatcatgcgtttacgagttgaacctaaatttagttttagtgcagatttgttcatacgacacaaagacacaatattgttttacggatcatttcggcttacaggactgggtgggtcacgtaagaatatcgaatataaaatatatttttataaacaactggtagcaaggtgagttgcagataattgatcagtaaccacattttaactaactattttgacctgttaattcttttcagctcaattcaacagtgcaaaatgcccataatatcactttaagcatgagcacgatgattctcgatactgttaataatcgaatcaaatagcaatgcccgacagaccactaaaacaggtttgttctcgtgtggccggttgactcatatgtttaaatttcacttccattcttcttttggttttctgttttgtatctataggtttatgaccagcaatatgttataatgtaaaataagccgcgaaaactccccgtaacatcccgtactgcgtgtgatgcagctaagaactgcacagaaaaagacattcgctatccttgatctcattcattaaactatttacgccgtatatctttttttaagatatttcttgtttcaatttacctaaacgtgaaaaggtccctttaaaaggtCTCAGCCCTAACCCGTGGGTTTCACGAATGCTGGGCAACATGGGTTAATTTTAATCGATTGATATATtctgtttgaaaataaaatgttaccGGACGTAAAATTCTTCGGTTGTGTTATTTTCCGCGCACAGCTTTCATCTGCATGTTCAGGAGTCCCCTAAAATATATAACGTTTGGACAGAAACTACATGCATGGATTTCAAAATcgctgaaaagaaaaaaaaaatgtttttaatttgttttcatttaagttCTGCGATGAATTTTTCATTGACacttaagttttgtttttaacactCCTTGCTTAGCATGGACCGTTCAAATAATAGTTACCTGAAGTTATTGGATTCCgtgttgtccgtccttccgttatGTATTTCTGTTTATCGATAAGTCATGTGTGTACTGTTTGAATTGTGTAATTTATGATGGGGCATAAAAGGGATTTTAATTAAAGCTTATACATCAAGTGGTTGGtgatgaaggcagggatttgatccagctaagATGGTTCCAGTCAAGTGTACAAAGTAAATCAGCTTAAGTTCATTATGTTATAATTGTGAGCATTCCAAGCTCGCGCTTACAAAAAAACAGTTGAGTCGATACATTTGCcatttttgtgaaaataacaCGTTTTAGAAATAAGCGTCGCGCGCCGAAATACTAGCAAACTCTTTCAGGTCTGGGTGGGATTCaataaacatcttaagtcatttcttagtTAATTTCACTTAaggtcaaaattacaatgttttgtatttctttactaaaaaAGGAAACACCttttattttgatattccttAAATAACAtcgacataatgatgttattttcatgtaaatcttgatgccaaactattgaaatatgaaatgaaacacttaagaaattttcccaatttaagggtaagaataaaatttaacttaagattcttctggaatacgacccctggttAATTTCTAACACAATCTATATAAgcatcacaaaataaataattgaaaattatgaacacacaattttaaattttattcctcAACTGGTTCTTTGGAAATCAGGAGGTTCGCCTTTAACACGTCCACCTATAAggacatgacaaaaataaaatgtacgtTCACTGCAATGTAGTTTTGTTAACGCGACTTATACATACCGATTGTTGTCCAGTTAAAAACTTGTACTTAATATGAACAATCTCGGGGTATGATTCAACCGTCATCTTTCCAGGAGGTTGATTacctaaaataatattttacatttttgcaTTTCTTTCAAAATGAGATTTACTTGTACCAAATTTATATAATGATTGCActgcatttttgacgatgctggaacagcatcgtctaaggtttgataaccagtaaaaaaattattcacaatggcgaccaatgtaaaagaccgagccagtccgattgagataactcgattttttagttacttcccttgtcattcgccactgcgtaggaaattgctcgttgattttcattgataacattctcctaacagagttgtcgttcgtgttgataaaggtaaatattaatagaacagcatatcctgggaaacagattcaataagtttatcagaacgttaatttcaaattagtaattttacatccattttatttttatggaccaatgaaacaactatatattttctctattttgtttgatatttgttctcgatttagtaaataaattgcgaataaaaacatgtaaaattaactttttacgtgatctcaaaactaaagaatgcgaacaatttcgaacctgcaaattgtacacgctgcactgctatgatatatatagataaaacatcatttttttgcgtaattgtccgtccctcTAGCGCGtgtcacctttacgacaccggttcgattcccgctcccggcgcaatgttatattttgtctgttttgtggtcaccatttcggacaggtgtttttttccggataatctcatcccccccccccccgcagcatttgaccatatacaaaattaaaaagtatttcagtacaaaacaaatagctgtaaattgcagctataattcaaaattcgtcccaactgtcgtcaatctaatcttattaggtaggagtgctggacacactccgggtcccaacattatgcagcctcagcgcggaggtaactcattaccttggaaaaacacaaatacacacactaggtgcagcctaggcgcgtataaactcaaacaaggcaacaaactcaagtgcgggcacaatcatttaaaatttacatattgaatacgatattctaacagaaattacacaaccacctaagtgtacataccatgtttgatatttcgttcgattgttagatttcagcataaacatgtataaggtcatttcgctattagttaacttatccatatgttcgtgggcgaactcggatagtcaagtgctcatacgattgagctcacatggtccggctatgtgctcatacctactttcgataatcatcatgaaggtattgccatacttaatgaacaagaatgtgacccgcctcccagtttcgctcaatgggtcaagttacccacgggtactacttccccgtacccctaaactttttttcgtaccaaaaatgtttcgtacgcattttttttcgtaccaaatttttttttctacccaaaattttcgtacccaaattttttatcgtacccaaatgttggtaccaacatacacaattgtggtgatatagataaacttaaattgatgttttatatccgtcctcttcaaaagcatcgtcacaccagtactgccagtactttgattaactTATATCGACAACAtctcaatatttaaataacaaattttgAAACAAAGCTATTAAAGGGACTTTTaaagatttcggcatgtattgaagtttgtcattaaatgctttatattgatacacgcacacataggatctaaaaagctccagtacaaataagaataagattaaaaatataaaacagtaaccctcaactgggctcgaaccaatgacctctggagtaaaagtctaacgcttggaagactcggccatccgtgctcatagagaattgatgtattttatactttatatacacaATCCTCGCAGTGTAacataatataacgacaacaacagaactctccaaattattcaatcgattcgtattgcaacgatttataattttcaggtttttaaatagtcataagatgcatataatggatagttaagagcatggttaatttTCAGAATTTCCGTTTCCTCAGAAATATCATAACCagaacgaaaatgtgcgaatctgaaacaattcttttcattttttcggcgtaagctgcataagccagcttttcaccctgacttgacctttgtaagtgtccaataaaattcaaataaaatttccctcggctaggtacgaatgaatacacttcatttattccattggctgatttgagtataccaccagaacattggaaacatatccgcgtctttgtaacactgttttactgtatgaaacaattttatctctaatgaaaaggaataatagatagaacagttttacactcaattctcgacatcaatacagtttgtgcgtacaccttttattttcagagtattaccagcgcaaaagcgtttatacttaaaaggctatgttctcatatttagtacttacttccatattcctgtcaacatgttaacatgtaaaagtataaagagcagtggaagcgaggcctcactttaaagaattgcatttcaacccgcgaagtttcgggtcaagtcgcggacattcagagtttatatacaggtcatcaccggagttcgcggtcagtaaaataatcgttatacaataaagacgctatccgtgaactaggtgacctggaattttctttagaccagaaatatgttaaaagaagatattcagcaatataattatggtatgtcaataatagattcttaatgtgttttcaacaatacaatgataaatattatttttaataaatttaacaataattattccaccatattgcctaatgtactaaagtgatattatgagcatgtaacagtttataggtgtctatcgcaaccgttgattatttttgatgtttctacttcatatacacttatagtaattaatacagcatcaacatactaaaacaatataccagaaagagaaaaataatgcatttgaatattaaccgtactttcgtttgacaactgatcatgcgtttacgagttgaacctaaatttagttttagtgcagatttgttcatacgacacaaagacacaatattgttttacggatcatttcggcttacaggactgggtgggtcacgtaagaatatcgaatataaaatatatttttataaacaactggtagcaaggtgagttgcagataattgatcagtaaccacattttaactaactattttgacctgttaattcttttcagctcaattcaacagtgcaaaatgcccataatatcactttaagcatgagcacgatgattctcgatactgttaataatcgaatcaaatagcaatgcccgacagaccactaaaacaggtttgttctcgtgtggccggttgactcatatgtttaaatttcacttccattcttcttttggttttctgttttgtatctataggtttatgaccagcaatatgttataatgtaaaataagccgcgaaaactccccgtaacatcccgtactgcgtgtgatgcagctaagaactgcacagaaaaagacattcgctatccttgatctcattcattaaactatttacgccgtatatctttttttaagatatttcttgtttcaatttacctaaacgtgaaaaggtccctttaaaaggtCTCAGCCCTAACCCGTGGGTTTCACGAATGCTGGGCAACATGGGTTAATTTTAATCGATTGATATATtctgtttgaaaataaaatgttaccGGACGTAAAATTCTTCGGTTGTGTTATTTTCCGCGCACAGCTTTCATCTGCATGTTCAGGAGTCCCCTAAAATATATAACGTTTGGACAGAAACTACATGCATGGATTTCAAAATcgctgaaaagaaaaaaaagatgtttttaatttgttttcatttaagttCTGCGATGAATTTTTCATTGACacttaagttttgtttttaacactCCTTGCTTAGCATGGACCGTTCAAATAATAGTTACCTGAAGTTATTGGATACCgtgttgtccgtccttccgttatGTATTTCTGTTTATCGATAAGTCATGTGTGTACTGTTTGAATTGTGTAATTTATGATGGGGCATAAAAGGGATTTTAATTAAAGCTTATACATCAAGTGGTTGGtgatgaaggcagggatttgatccagctaagatggttccagtcaaatctctgcgcttACGTTGTGCGTTGAATGTCGGTAAATTAGTTGCCTTATATAAACAAATAGAGGGTCGTAACAGGAGGTTCAGAACTGGTGATATTTCCGGTGTTTCATTGTTGTTGTATAAGAAGGTTGCAGCCTGAACGGTTTTGTCCTGTGACAGATGAACACTTACCGTTAATGAAGCATGTGTATCGTCAACTAATTCTTCGCTTCCATCACAAGCCTCTTGAAGTGTTCCAATTTCaagaattgttttctgaagaatatTTTCCAATGTTGGGTGTTCTTTAAATGTGAATTTTGTAATATGGTTTTTGAAGTTTGACTGCTTAATAGCTGTTCTTATTTCATCAATTTCAATGGCCAGTTTTTTTGAATATACAAACAAATGCCGTTCTTGTTTTTTCTTCGATAACTCCTCGATTTTTTCTCCACGCATTTGAATTCGAAGAGAAACGTCTTTGCAGATTTTTGCAAGTTCAACCAGACTGTTCATATTTTCTTTGTGTTTCCTCTCTGTGGATTGTTCTGCTTCGAAATGTAACTGGTTAAGCCTTAAATCAATCTTCTTTCGAAAATCTTTAATTGCGTCAATAGATGAGGCTCTACACTCgtcattttgtttaacatttctGTCTACACGGACCTGAAGGTCTTTTATTTCGCCTTCGATTTCATTCAAAGAGCCCAGAAGTGCATTCGCCTTTTGTTCATCAAACTTTGTTATATGTAGATCAACGATTTCATCTTTACAAGTCATGTGGTCAGCCAGTATACATCGACCACATATGGTTGCGTCATGCCTTCCACAATAAAACGACTGAGGGTCTGTTTCGTGCTGTTGGCATTTTTGTTCATGTATGTCTTTTTCTATGGGTACCGATAAGCATGTCTCGTTCTCTGAGTTATCCAACGGAAACACAATATGACTAGTAAATAAATGTATCTTAGTATGATTTGAGAAGCAACTTACACCAAGCGAAATATTACAGTTTTCACAGAATCCAAATACGGGTTCTTTAAAGCAAAACCCACATACATCCGATGCCAAAGCCATTCTGATGTGTATTTtcctgaaaaatataaaatatgcattgTCTTGACTAAACACGGTTGTTTTAAAGACATAGACACTACATGTAACTTTTACGTAGATTTCGCGCGATTTCAATCAATTGTCCGGAACATCTAATTTATTCAGATTTTGAACAACTATTGTTTCTAACAACCATCTTACCGACCATCTTGGATGAAAACAACtcaattaaacaagggctgtttgtaaaacatacatgccccccatatgggctgtcagttgtagtggcaaccattgtgtgaatacgttttttgtcactgtgaccttgacctttgacctaatgtaagttatcatccggaaactattgtactatttcgagtcactgtgaccttgacctttgacctagtgacctgaaaatcaataggggtcatctgccagtcatgatcaatgggGGAGTGAGAGAAGGTGTTTTTTGTGGAGGGGGCCGGGGGaaggtagggggagtgagaggggggtataatttggggtggggtaatttattagattatgagatgttaaaaaaatgagggggtggggggtagggggggtgggggtgagaggggggtataatgtagggtatggtaattaattagatgtttaaaaaaatgggggtggggggtaggggggtggggggtgagagggaaatataatgtgaggtgtggtaatttattacatgtttaaaaaaaatatatttgttttg contains:
- the LOC127851063 gene encoding uncharacterized protein LOC127851063 isoform X4 — encoded protein: MCLLFFVSQKIHIRMALASDVCGFCFKEPVFGFCENCNISLGVSCFSNHTKIHLFTSHIVFPLDNSENETCLSVPIEKDIHEQKCQQHETDPQSFYCGRHDATICGRCILADHMTCKDEIVDLHITKFDEQKANALLGSLNEIEGEIKDLQVRVDRNVKQNDECRASSIDAIKDFRKKIDLRLNQLHFEAEQSTERKHKENMNSLVELAKICKDVSLRIQMRGEKIEELSKKKQERHLFVYSKKLAIEIDEIRTAIKQSNFKNHITKFTFKEHPTLENILQKTILEIGTLQEACDGSEELVDDTHASLTGTPEHADESCARKITQPKNFTSGNQPPGKMTVESYPEIVHIKYKFLTGQQSGTPEHADESCARKITQPKNFTSGNQPPGKMTVESYPEIVHIKYKFLTGQQSDGKMYKALTEYVRLPYSVTGKNICIMLKLAFQRKLLFTINSDGAIVYNGIDPRSSDYVMTEFDCTRVTTQLKDKGITMAEIDTNDNIMGTVTVD
- the LOC127851063 gene encoding uncharacterized protein LOC127851063 isoform X5 translates to MCLLFFVSQKIHIRMALASDVCGFCFKEPVFGFCENCNISLGVSCFSNHTKIHLFTSHIVFPLDNSENETCLSVPIEKDIHEQKCQQHETDPQSFYCGRHDATICGRCILADHMTCKDEIVDLHITKFDEQKANALLGSLNEIEGEIKDLQVRVDRNVKQNDECRASSIDAIKDFRKKIDLRLNQLHFEAEQSTERKHKENMNSLVELAKICKDVSLRIQMRGEKIEELSKKKQERHLFVYSKKLAIEIDEIRTAIKQSNFKNHITKFTFKEHPTLENILQKTILEIGTLQEACDGSEELVDDTHASLTGTPEHADESCARKITQPKNFTSGNQPPGKMTVESYPEIVHIKYKFLTGQQSGTPEHADESCARKITQPKNFTSGNQPPGKMTVESYPEIVHIKYKFLTGQQSDGKMYKALTEYVRLPYSVTGKNICIMLKLAFQRKLLFTINSDGAIVYNGIDPRSSDYVMTEFDCTRVTTQLKDKGITMAEIDTNDNIMGTVTVD
- the LOC127851063 gene encoding uncharacterized protein LOC127851063 isoform X6, which codes for MCLLFFVSQKIHIRMALASDVCGFCFKEPVFGFCENCNISLGVSCFSNHTKIHLFTSHIVFPLDNSENETCLSVPIEKDIHEQKCQQHETDPQSFYCGRHDATICGRCILADHMTCKDEIVDLHITKFDEQKANALLGSLNEIEGEIKDLQVRVDRNVKQNDECRASSIDAIKDFRKKIDLRLNQLHFEAEQSTERKHKENMNSLVELAKICKDVSLRIQMRGEKIEELSKKKQERHLFVYSKKLAIEIDEIRTAIKQSNFKNHITKFTFKEHPTLENILQKTILEIGTLQEACDGSEELVDDTHASLTGTPEHADESCARKITQPKNFTSGNQPPGKMTVESYPEIVHIKYKFLTGQQSGTPEHADESCARKITQPKNFTSGNQPPGKMTVESYPEIVHIKYKFLTGQQSDGKMYKALTENVHLPYSVNGINVCRMLKLAFQRKLMFTINSDGAIVYNGIKLRSTDYEMTEIDCTRLTTQLKAKGITMADIDTNDEFWGTVTVD
- the LOC127851063 gene encoding uncharacterized protein LOC127851063 isoform X7; translation: MCLLFFVSQKIHIRMALASDVCGFCFKEPVFGFCENCNISLGVSCFSNHTKIHLFTSHIVFPLDNSENETCLSVPIEKDIHEQKCQQHETDPQSFYCGRHDATICGRCILADHMTCKDEIVDLHITKFDEQKANALLGSLNEIEGEIKDLQVRVDRNVKQNDECRASSIDAIKDFRKKIDLRLNQLHFEAEQSTERKHKENMNSLVELAKICKDVSLRIQMRGEKIEELSKKKQERHLFVYSKKLAIEIDEIRTAIKQSNFKNHITKFTFKEHPTLENILQKTILEIGTLQEACDGSEELVDDTHASLTGTPEHADESCARKITQPKNFTSGNQPPGKMTVESYPEIVHIKYKFLTGQQSGTPEHADESCARKITQPKNFTSGNQPPGKMTVESYPEIVHIKYKFLTGQQSDGKMYKALTENVHLPYSVNGINVCRMLKLAFQRKLMFTINSDGAIVYNGIKLRSTDYEMTEIDCTRLTTQLKAKGITMADIDTNDEFWGTVTVD